The Desulfuromonas acetexigens genome has a segment encoding these proteins:
- a CDS encoding AAA family ATPase — MTVSQDFDDLPALAASLRNELESKKFILLYAYNGTGKTRLSMAFKDIGKQGDARDTLYFNAFTEDLFTWDNDLDGDSARVLKMNAASRFFAGLETLEMETRIRPFLHRYADFDFSIDYNDWTIRFSCDVHAGETTQTFENIKVSRGEENLFIWCFFLAIVQLAMDGAEAYQWVKYIYIDDPISSLDEHNAIAVGNHLTQFLKRKDHSIKTVISSHHTLFFNVLWNELREIDRKKFAPHFLSHTRKTGQYHLSYTGDTPFFHHLTLLQEIWRAKESGEIYTHHFNALRSLLEKSSIFHGHKKFTVCIKQQDDDPDDTLYGRLVNILSHGNYSFYDPVEMLPENKEHFEKILADFLEFYPFNPELTPETQEQVTTS, encoded by the coding sequence GTGACCGTGTCACAAGATTTTGACGATCTGCCCGCCCTGGCCGCGTCCCTGCGGAACGAGCTGGAAAGCAAAAAATTTATCCTGCTCTACGCTTACAACGGCACCGGTAAAACGCGCCTTTCGATGGCCTTCAAGGACATCGGCAAGCAAGGCGACGCAAGGGATACGCTCTACTTCAATGCCTTCACCGAAGACCTATTCACTTGGGACAATGATCTGGACGGCGACAGCGCGCGGGTGTTGAAAATGAACGCAGCTTCCCGTTTTTTCGCGGGACTAGAAACGTTGGAGATGGAAACCCGCATTCGCCCCTTCCTGCACCGTTACGCCGATTTCGATTTCAGTATCGACTACAATGACTGGACTATTCGGTTCTCGTGTGACGTTCATGCGGGAGAAACTACGCAAACCTTTGAAAACATCAAGGTGTCTCGCGGTGAAGAGAACCTGTTCATCTGGTGCTTTTTTCTGGCCATCGTACAGCTCGCCATGGATGGCGCGGAAGCCTATCAGTGGGTTAAATACATCTACATCGACGATCCTATCTCTTCGCTGGACGAGCACAACGCCATTGCGGTGGGCAATCATTTGACGCAATTCCTGAAACGAAAAGATCACTCTATCAAAACGGTGATTTCATCTCACCACACGCTTTTCTTTAACGTGTTATGGAATGAGCTGCGCGAAATTGATCGTAAGAAGTTCGCCCCGCACTTCCTGTCGCATACTCGAAAGACCGGCCAGTACCATCTTTCTTATACCGGCGACACGCCTTTCTTCCATCATCTGACGCTGCTCCAGGAGATTTGGCGGGCAAAAGAGTCTGGAGAAATCTACACGCATCACTTCAATGCCCTGCGTAGCCTGCTTGAAAAGTCATCCATCTTCCACGGCCACAAGAAATTCACGGTCTGCATAAAGCAGCAGGATGATGACCCGGATGACACCCTTTACGGCAGGCTCGTCAACATCCTGAGCCACGGCAATTATTCGTTCTATGACCCAGTGGAAATGCTCCCGGAGAACAAGGAGCACTTTGAAAAAATACTGGCTGACTTTCTTGAGTTCTATCCCTTCAATCCAGAGCTGACTCCCGAAACGCAAGAACAGGTAACTACTTCATGA
- a CDS encoding virulence RhuM family protein: protein MTQLILYTSEDGQSQVQLRADRGTVWLTQLEMAELFNASKQNISLHLKNLFEDGELHEESVVKESLTTAADGKAYRTKLYNLDAILAVGYRVRSPRGVQFRRWASTVLAEYLKKGFAMDDERLKNPDGRPDYFDEMLARIRDIRASEKRFYQKVRDLFALAADYDKTDQATQQFFATVQNLLLYAVTEQTAAEIILARANPDDAHFGLLAWKGAQVRKQDILVAKNYLTEEEIDTLNRLVVIFLETAELRAKRQTITHMAFWRENVGQIIAANGFPLLAGAGSVSHARMEQQITPMFLDYDQRRKAQEAQAADAQDEAELKALESRIKHRKGKMS, encoded by the coding sequence ATGACGCAGCTCATTCTCTACACCAGCGAAGACGGCCAAAGCCAGGTGCAACTGCGGGCCGACCGGGGCACGGTCTGGCTCACGCAGTTGGAAATGGCGGAACTGTTCAATGCCAGCAAGCAGAACATCTCGCTGCATCTGAAGAACCTGTTTGAGGATGGGGAGTTGCACGAGGAGTCAGTTGTCAAGGAATCCTTGACAACTGCGGCGGACGGCAAGGCGTACCGGACCAAGCTCTACAACCTGGACGCTATTCTGGCCGTCGGCTACCGCGTGCGCTCGCCGCGCGGGGTGCAGTTTCGCCGCTGGGCCAGCACGGTGCTGGCGGAATACCTGAAGAAGGGTTTCGCCATGGACGACGAGCGGCTCAAGAACCCCGATGGCCGTCCGGACTATTTCGATGAGATGTTGGCGCGCATCCGCGACATTCGCGCCTCGGAAAAGCGCTTCTATCAAAAGGTCCGCGATCTGTTCGCGCTGGCTGCCGATTACGACAAGACCGATCAGGCCACTCAGCAGTTTTTCGCCACGGTGCAAAACCTACTACTGTATGCGGTGACGGAACAGACCGCCGCCGAAATCATTCTTGCCCGCGCCAACCCTGACGATGCCCATTTTGGTTTGCTCGCCTGGAAAGGAGCCCAGGTGCGCAAGCAGGACATCCTGGTGGCGAAGAACTACCTGACCGAGGAAGAAATCGACACCCTCAATCGCCTGGTGGTGATCTTTCTGGAAACCGCCGAGCTGCGCGCCAAGCGGCAGACCATCACCCACATGGCCTTCTGGCGCGAGAACGTCGGGCAGATCATCGCCGCCAACGGTTTCCCCCTGCTGGCGGGCGCGGGCTCGGTCAGCCATGCTCGGATGGAGCAGCAGATTACCCCGATGTTTCTGGACTACGACCAGCGCCGCAAAGCCCAAGAGGCGCAAGCGGCCGATGCGCAGGACGAAGCTGAGCTGAAGGCGCTGGAAAGCAGGATCAAGCACCGCAAAGGGAAGATGTCGTGA
- a CDS encoding restriction endonuclease subunit S has translation MTSSEKRGLVPKLRFPEFREAGEWELITLQQASVPVTERVGQRKLTPVSISAGIGFVPQAEKFGRDISGNQYQLYTLVSDGDFVYNKGNSLKFPQGCVYLLQGWGQVAAPNVFICFRLKDGYSNVFFQNCFEQNLHGKQLKKHITSGARSNGLLNISKENFFSVEIPTPSPPEQQKIADCLASLDELITLEAQQLDTLKTHKKGLMQQLFPAEGETLPKLRFPEFRDAGEWHADTLVRIAKFRRGSFPQPYGLPEWYDDENGVPFVQVFDVDENLRLKPKTKNKISKLGAEQSVFIAKGTLIVTLQGSIGRVAITQYDAYIDRTLLIFEEFFKPTERLFFAYVIQNLFEIEKEKAPGGIIKTITKDSLSDFVVRLPSPGEQQKIANFLASLDDLITAKTQKLAALKTHKKGLMQQLFPVLGEVAA, from the coding sequence ATGACCTCATCTGAAAAACGCGGATTGGTGCCTAAGCTGCGCTTTCCTGAGTTTCGGGAGGCGGGGGAGTGGGAATTAATAACTCTGCAACAAGCATCTGTGCCGGTGACTGAGCGAGTCGGGCAAAGGAAACTGACGCCCGTGAGCATTTCTGCGGGAATTGGATTTGTGCCACAGGCCGAGAAGTTCGGCCGGGACATCTCGGGCAACCAATACCAACTCTACACTTTGGTCAGCGACGGCGACTTCGTTTACAACAAGGGGAACTCGCTAAAATTCCCGCAGGGTTGCGTTTACCTTTTACAAGGATGGGGTCAGGTAGCGGCACCAAATGTATTCATTTGTTTTCGCCTAAAAGATGGTTACTCGAATGTTTTTTTTCAGAACTGCTTCGAGCAAAATTTGCATGGCAAGCAGCTCAAGAAGCACATCACGAGCGGGGCGCGAAGCAATGGCCTGTTAAATATCAGCAAGGAGAATTTCTTTAGCGTAGAAATCCCAACGCCAAGTCCCCCCGAACAACAAAAAATCGCCGACTGCCTCGCTTCCCTCGACGAACTGATCACCCTGGAGGCGCAACAGCTTGACACGCTCAAGACTCATAAAAAAGGGCTGATGCAGCAGCTTTTCCCCGCTGAAGGCGAAACTCTGCCCAAACTTCGCTTCCCCGAGTTTCGGGATGCGGGGGAGTGGCACGCCGATACTTTAGTGCGAATTGCAAAATTTCGCCGCGGAAGTTTTCCTCAGCCTTATGGTTTGCCGGAGTGGTATGACGATGAGAATGGTGTGCCATTTGTACAGGTTTTTGATGTTGATGAAAATTTGCGATTAAAACCTAAAACAAAGAACAAAATTAGCAAGCTAGGTGCGGAGCAAAGTGTTTTTATTGCGAAAGGAACTTTGATTGTTACTTTACAGGGTTCAATTGGGCGGGTGGCAATCACCCAATATGATGCCTATATCGACAGGACGTTACTAATTTTTGAGGAATTCTTTAAGCCAACCGAAAGGTTATTTTTCGCTTATGTAATTCAAAATCTCTTCGAGATAGAAAAAGAAAAAGCTCCTGGTGGAATAATTAAAACTATTACAAAGGATTCACTTAGTGATTTCGTCGTTAGGTTGCCGAGCCCAGGCGAACAACAAAAAATCGCCAATTTCCTCGCTTCCCTCGACGACCTCATCACCGCCAAAACCCAAAAGCTTGCCGCGCTCAAGACCCATAAAAAAGGCCTGATGCAGCAGCTTTTCCCGGTGCTGGGCGAGGTTGCCGCATGA
- a CDS encoding virulence RhuM family protein, with translation MSNKIKTSVARSSAAEYLTFVAASGQGGVQAIYADENVWLTQKMMGQLYDVDVRTISYHLKKVFTDHELEEHSVIQYFRITAADGKTYNTQHYNLAAIIAVGYKVNSERAVQFRKWATSIVESFTIKGFAMDDERLKNDGSVLGKKYFEEQLQRIREIRLSERKFYQKITDIYATSIDYDVTAQATKRFFATVQNKLHWAIHRQTAAELIVNRADAEAQNMGLTTWKDAPQGKIQKFDVSVAKNYLTETEMAQLQRLVSAYLDIAEDMALRQIPMTMQDWETRLNKFIEATDREILQDAGKVTAEIAKAHAESEFEKYRIVQDRLFESDFDKMLKQIGEPGAGEAS, from the coding sequence ATGAGCAATAAGATCAAAACATCCGTGGCGCGTTCGTCGGCGGCCGAATATCTGACTTTTGTCGCCGCCAGTGGTCAGGGCGGAGTGCAGGCGATTTATGCCGATGAAAACGTCTGGCTCACCCAGAAGATGATGGGGCAGCTCTACGACGTGGATGTCAGAACCATCAGCTATCACCTGAAAAAGGTCTTTACCGACCACGAGTTGGAGGAACATTCAGTTATCCAATATTTTCGGATAACTGCCGCTGACGGCAAAACCTACAACACCCAGCACTACAATCTGGCCGCCATCATCGCCGTCGGTTACAAAGTCAACTCCGAGCGTGCCGTACAGTTCCGCAAATGGGCCACTTCCATCGTTGAGTCGTTCACCATCAAAGGCTTTGCCATGGATGACGAGCGTCTGAAAAATGACGGCTCGGTACTCGGCAAAAAATACTTTGAAGAACAGTTGCAGCGCATACGGGAGATTCGCCTCTCCGAGCGCAAGTTCTACCAAAAGATTACCGACATCTACGCCACCTCCATCGACTACGACGTCACGGCGCAGGCCACCAAGCGTTTCTTCGCCACCGTACAAAACAAATTGCATTGGGCCATCCATAGGCAAACGGCGGCGGAACTCATTGTCAACCGCGCCGACGCCGAAGCGCAGAACATGGGGCTGACGACGTGGAAAGATGCCCCCCAAGGAAAAATCCAGAAGTTCGACGTGAGCGTCGCCAAGAACTATCTGACCGAAACCGAAATGGCCCAATTGCAGCGGCTGGTCTCCGCTTATCTGGATATTGCCGAAGACATGGCGCTGCGCCAGATACCGATGACCATGCAGGATTGGGAAACCCGCCTCAATAAATTCATCGAAGCGACCGATCGGGAAATCTTGCAGGACGCGGGCAAAGTCACGGCGGAAATCGCCAAAGCTCACGCCGAAAGCGAGTTCGAAAAATACCGCATTGTCCAGGATCGGCTGTTTGAAAGTGATTTTGACAAGATGCTGAAGCAGATCGGCGAGCCGGGAGCGGGGGAAGCATCATGA
- a CDS encoding type I restriction endonuclease subunit R, translating to MSTESRIEQALIEKLVELKYTYRPDIRDRASLETNFRRHFEALNRVHLTDSEFARLLDSIVTPDVFAAAKHLRERNSFERDDGTPLYYTLVNIKDWCKNNFEVVNQLRINTDYSHHRFDVILLINGVPVVQIELKTLQISPRRAMQQIVDYKNDPGNGYGKTLLCFLQLFIVSNRSDTWYFANNNSRHFSFNADERFLPLYQFADIDNSKITHLDDFALRFLAKCTLGEMVSRYMVLVASEQKLMIMRPYQIYAVRAIVDCIHQHSSNGYVWHTTGSGKTLTSFKASTLLKDNPDIDKCLFVVDRKDLDRQTREEFNKFQEGCVEENTNTETLVRRLLSDDYADKVIVTTIQKLGLALDDSNTNGSNKRNYKERLEPLRQQRMVFIFDECHRSQFGDNHKAIKEFFPNAQLFGFTGTPIFEQNASYQQIEGQQASYKTTADIFQQQLHAYTITHAIEDRNVLRFHVDYYKPEGKKPPKPGEPLAKRAIVEAILAKHDAATNRRKFNAVLATASINDAIEYHALFKTVQAEKQAADSDFQPLNIACVFSPPAEGNKDVQQIQEDLPQEKADNEQNPDQKKAALKAIIADYNAQYGSNHRVGEFDLYYQDVQKRIKDQQYPNSDLPHAQKIDITIVVDMLLTGFDSKFLNTLYVDKNLKFHGLIQAFSRTNRVLNDTKPYGNILDFRQQQDAVDTAIGLFSGEASKPAKEIWLVDPAPVVIEKYQKAVAAMEQYMTQSGLVCEPQAVYNLKGDAARIEFIRRFKEVQRLKTQLDQYTDIDEVQKQQINDILPEDELRSLRGSYLETAQRLKAQQGKTGKDADVAQDAIDQLDFEFVLFASAVIDYDYIMALIARYSQQTPGKQKMSREQLIGLIQADAKFMDERDDIAEYIGTLEAGKALDEKAIRTGFESFKAEKHARQLATIAEKHGLDAAALQTFVDGILRRMIFDGEQLSDLMAPLELGWKARTKAELALMEELIPLLHKLAQGREISGLGAYEQ from the coding sequence ATGTCAACAGAAAGCCGGATCGAACAGGCCCTGATCGAGAAACTGGTCGAGCTCAAATACACCTACCGTCCGGATATCCGCGACCGCGCCTCGCTGGAAACCAACTTCCGCCGGCACTTCGAGGCGCTCAACCGCGTCCATCTCACCGACAGCGAATTTGCCCGCCTGCTCGATTCCATCGTCACTCCGGATGTCTTCGCTGCCGCCAAACATCTGCGCGAGCGCAACAGCTTCGAGCGCGACGACGGTACGCCGCTGTACTACACCCTGGTTAATATCAAGGACTGGTGCAAGAACAATTTCGAGGTGGTCAACCAACTCCGCATCAACACCGATTACAGCCACCACCGCTTTGACGTGATCCTGCTCATCAACGGCGTGCCGGTGGTGCAGATCGAGCTGAAGACCTTGCAAATCAGCCCGCGCCGGGCCATGCAGCAGATTGTCGACTACAAGAACGACCCCGGCAACGGCTACGGCAAAACCCTGCTCTGCTTCCTGCAACTCTTCATCGTCAGCAACCGCAGCGATACCTGGTACTTCGCCAACAACAACAGCCGCCACTTCAGCTTCAATGCCGACGAGCGTTTCTTGCCGCTCTACCAGTTTGCTGACATTGACAACAGCAAGATCACCCATCTCGACGACTTCGCCCTGCGCTTCCTCGCCAAGTGCACTCTGGGCGAGATGGTCAGCCGCTACATGGTGCTGGTCGCCAGCGAGCAGAAGCTCATGATCATGCGCCCCTATCAGATCTATGCCGTTCGGGCGATTGTCGATTGCATCCACCAGCACTCCAGCAACGGCTACGTCTGGCACACCACCGGCAGCGGCAAGACCCTCACCTCGTTCAAGGCCTCCACCCTGCTCAAGGACAACCCCGACATCGACAAATGTCTCTTCGTGGTCGATCGCAAGGACCTCGATCGGCAGACGCGGGAGGAATTCAACAAATTCCAGGAAGGCTGCGTCGAGGAGAACACCAACACCGAAACGCTTGTAAGGCGTCTGCTCTCCGACGACTACGCCGACAAGGTGATCGTCACCACCATCCAGAAACTCGGCCTGGCCCTGGATGACAGCAACACGAACGGCTCGAACAAGCGCAACTACAAAGAGCGCCTCGAACCGCTGCGCCAGCAGCGTATGGTCTTCATCTTCGACGAATGCCACCGCTCGCAATTCGGCGACAACCACAAGGCGATTAAGGAGTTCTTCCCCAACGCCCAGTTGTTCGGCTTTACCGGCACGCCGATCTTCGAGCAGAACGCCAGCTATCAGCAGATCGAAGGGCAGCAGGCAAGTTACAAGACCACGGCCGACATCTTTCAGCAGCAACTGCACGCCTACACCATCACCCACGCCATCGAAGACCGCAACGTGCTGCGTTTCCATGTCGATTACTACAAGCCCGAAGGTAAAAAGCCGCCCAAGCCGGGCGAACCGCTGGCGAAGCGCGCCATCGTCGAAGCCATTCTTGCCAAGCACGACGCCGCCACCAACCGACGCAAGTTCAATGCCGTACTGGCCACCGCCAGCATCAACGACGCCATCGAGTACCATGCCCTGTTCAAGACCGTGCAGGCCGAAAAACAGGCCGCCGATTCGGACTTTCAGCCGCTCAACATCGCCTGCGTCTTCTCGCCGCCCGCCGAAGGCAACAAGGACGTGCAGCAGATTCAGGAAGACCTGCCGCAAGAGAAGGCCGACAACGAGCAGAATCCCGATCAAAAGAAGGCGGCTCTCAAGGCGATCATCGCCGACTACAACGCCCAATACGGCAGCAACCACAGAGTCGGCGAGTTCGACCTTTACTATCAGGACGTGCAAAAGCGGATCAAGGATCAGCAATACCCGAATAGCGATCTGCCCCACGCGCAGAAGATCGACATCACTATCGTGGTCGACATGCTCCTCACCGGCTTCGATTCCAAGTTCCTGAATACCCTCTACGTCGACAAGAACCTCAAGTTCCACGGCCTGATTCAGGCCTTTTCGCGCACCAACCGCGTGCTCAACGACACCAAGCCCTACGGTAACATCCTCGACTTCCGCCAGCAGCAGGACGCGGTCGATACCGCCATTGGCCTCTTCTCCGGCGAGGCGAGCAAGCCCGCCAAGGAAATCTGGCTGGTGGACCCGGCCCCGGTGGTGATTGAAAAATACCAAAAAGCCGTCGCGGCGATGGAGCAGTACATGACGCAAAGTGGCCTGGTGTGCGAACCACAAGCCGTCTACAACTTAAAAGGTGATGCGGCGCGCATCGAATTCATTCGCCGTTTCAAAGAAGTGCAGCGCCTCAAGACCCAACTCGACCAATACACCGACATTGATGAAGTGCAAAAGCAACAAATCAATGACATTTTGCCCGAAGATGAGCTGCGTTCCTTGCGCGGCTCCTACCTGGAGACCGCCCAGCGCCTCAAGGCCCAGCAGGGCAAAACCGGTAAGGACGCCGACGTCGCGCAAGACGCCATCGATCAACTCGATTTCGAGTTCGTGCTCTTTGCTTCCGCGGTGATCGATTACGACTACATCATGGCGCTGATTGCCCGCTATTCACAACAAACACCGGGCAAGCAGAAGATGAGCCGCGAGCAGCTGATTGGCCTGATTCAGGCCGATGCCAAATTCATGGATGAGCGTGACGACATTGCTGAGTACATCGGCACCTTGGAAGCGGGCAAGGCGCTGGACGAAAAAGCCATCCGCACCGGGTTCGAGAGCTTCAAAGCCGAGAAACACGCCCGCCAACTGGCCACTATTGCCGAAAAGCACGGGTTGGATGCTGCCGCCCTGCAAACCTTCGTGGATGGCATTCTGCGCCGCATGATCTTCGACGGTGAGCAATTGAGCGACCTCATGGCCCCTCTGGAACTTGGCTGGAAAGCCCGCACCAAGGCCGAACTGGCGCTGATGGAAGAGCTGATTCCGCTGCTGCACAAGCTTGCCCAGGGGCGCGAGATTTCGGGGCTGGGGGCGTATGAGCAATAA
- the hemH gene encoding ferrochelatase: protein MLRPYCVDMLSTENKPIGLVLLNMGGPDSLKAVRPFLYNLFSDRDLIQLPLGSLLQKPFARLISTVRSRKVVENYRDIGGASPLLHWTQKQAEGIAARLGPNYRPYVAMRYWHPRAEETLRQMAADGVEEAVALSLYPHYTKATTGSSVKDFRRAAAEFHPGLRFSVIEQWYDWPGYLDALAGRIRAGLDYFHELVRDDVQILFSAHALPQKFIDRGDPYLEQVMSTVKGTMARFPERSWRIAFQSRSGPVKWMEPGTEEIIEQLAGEGCENLLIVPVSFVSDHIETLHEIDAEYIPHAIERGIRTVFRSPSLNAEPDFLDGLAALVREHSANR, encoded by the coding sequence ATGCTGCGCCCCTACTGCGTTGATATGCTGTCTACCGAGAATAAACCGATTGGCCTCGTTCTCCTCAATATGGGCGGCCCCGACAGCTTGAAGGCGGTGCGTCCCTTTCTCTACAACCTCTTCTCCGACCGCGACCTGATCCAGCTGCCGCTGGGGAGCCTGCTGCAAAAGCCCTTCGCCCGGCTGATTTCCACGGTGCGTTCGCGCAAGGTGGTGGAAAATTACCGGGATATCGGCGGCGCTTCGCCCCTGCTTCATTGGACGCAAAAGCAGGCCGAGGGGATTGCCGCCCGCCTCGGTCCCAACTATCGCCCTTACGTGGCGATGCGCTACTGGCATCCCCGAGCCGAGGAGACCTTGCGGCAAATGGCCGCCGATGGTGTCGAGGAAGCGGTGGCCCTCTCCCTGTACCCCCACTACACCAAGGCGACGACCGGCAGCAGCGTCAAGGATTTCCGTCGCGCCGCCGCGGAGTTCCATCCGGGCCTGCGTTTTTCCGTCATCGAGCAGTGGTATGACTGGCCCGGTTATCTCGATGCCCTGGCCGGGCGCATCCGCGCCGGTTTGGACTACTTTCACGAGTTGGTGCGGGATGACGTCCAGATTCTTTTCTCCGCCCACGCCCTGCCGCAGAAGTTCATCGATCGCGGTGATCCCTATCTGGAGCAGGTGATGAGCACGGTCAAGGGGACGATGGCGCGTTTCCCTGAGCGCTCCTGGCGCATCGCCTTCCAGAGCCGCAGCGGCCCGGTTAAGTGGATGGAGCCGGGGACCGAGGAGATTATCGAGCAACTCGCCGGTGAGGGCTGCGAGAACCTGCTGATCGTTCCCGTCTCCTTCGTCTCCGATCATATCGAGACCTTGCACGAGATCGACGCCGAGTACATTCCCCACGCCATCGAGCGCGGCATCCGGACCGTCTTCCGCAGCCCCTCCCTCAACGCCGAACCCGATTTTCTCGACGGACTCGCCGCCCTGGTGCGCGAGCATTCGGCCAACCGATGA
- the hemE gene encoding uroporphyrinogen decarboxylase, with protein sequence MTTEYNFIKACWGQPVDRTPVWLMRQAGRYLPQYMAVRKKCTFLELCKTPELAAEVTIQPIDYLGADAAILFSDILTPVEPMGMKLDFVPGPVFENPVRTQADVDALRIPVMEEDVPYVLETIKILRREFEGRVPLIGFGGAPFTLACYMVEGKGSKDFAQIKRMMYGAPELYASLMEKITEMDRQYLNAQIAAGAQAIQIFDTWGGIVSPLDYEKYVLPYTTKLIDGLNRDGIPIIHFVKGAGTMLKSVRKAGSDVVGLDWHVNLGKARDMLGPEIAVQGNLDPTVLYAPKAHIEREVKRILDENAGRPGHIFNLGHGILPTVDPEHAKFMVECVHRLSQK encoded by the coding sequence ATGACCACCGAATACAATTTCATCAAGGCCTGCTGGGGCCAGCCCGTCGACCGCACTCCCGTCTGGCTGATGCGTCAGGCTGGTCGTTATCTGCCTCAGTACATGGCGGTGCGCAAAAAATGTACCTTTCTTGAGTTGTGCAAAACCCCGGAACTCGCCGCCGAGGTGACGATCCAGCCCATCGACTATCTCGGCGCCGACGCCGCCATACTTTTCTCCGATATTCTCACCCCGGTGGAGCCGATGGGCATGAAGCTCGATTTCGTCCCTGGGCCGGTCTTCGAGAATCCGGTGCGCACCCAGGCCGATGTCGATGCCCTGCGCATTCCGGTGATGGAGGAGGACGTTCCCTACGTGCTCGAAACGATCAAGATCCTGCGCCGCGAGTTCGAAGGCCGGGTCCCCTTGATCGGCTTCGGCGGCGCCCCCTTCACCCTCGCCTGCTACATGGTCGAAGGGAAGGGGAGCAAGGATTTTGCCCAGATCAAGCGCATGATGTACGGCGCGCCCGAGCTCTATGCCTCGCTCATGGAAAAGATCACCGAGATGGACCGCCAGTACCTCAACGCCCAGATCGCGGCGGGCGCCCAGGCCATCCAGATCTTCGACACCTGGGGCGGCATCGTCTCGCCCCTCGATTACGAGAAGTACGTCCTGCCCTACACCACCAAGCTGATTGACGGCCTCAACCGGGACGGCATCCCTATCATCCACTTCGTCAAAGGCGCCGGGACGATGCTCAAGAGCGTGCGGAAGGCCGGTTCTGACGTCGTCGGTCTCGACTGGCACGTCAACCTCGGCAAAGCCCGGGACATGCTCGGTCCCGAGATCGCCGTACAGGGGAACCTCGACCCGACCGTACTCTACGCCCCCAAGGCCCACATCGAGCGGGAAGTGAAGCGGATTCTCGACGAGAACGCCGGTCGCCCCGGGCACATCTTCAACCTCGGCCACGGCATCCTGCCGACGGTCGACCCCGAGCACGCCAAGTTTATGGTTGAGTGCGTGCATCGACTCAGCCAGAAATAA